The proteins below come from a single Streptomyces sp. M92 genomic window:
- a CDS encoding TetR/AcrR family transcriptional regulator yields MTTGVRRRMGVEERRQQLIGVALDLFSRRSPEEVSIDEIASAAGISRPLVYHYFPGKLSLYEAALQRAADDLAARFVEPAEGPLGARLLRVMGRYFDFVDEHGPGFSALMRGGPAVGSSRTNALVDSVRQAAYDQILSHLGVTDPPARLELVVRSWISLAESTALIWLDGRRIPRAELEVQLVHDFAALTAVSAAHDEEMGALLRRLVADEPADGPFGDVADRLTSLVS; encoded by the coding sequence ATGACTACCGGGGTGCGCCGCAGAATGGGTGTCGAGGAACGGCGGCAGCAGCTGATCGGCGTCGCCCTCGATCTGTTCAGCCGCCGCTCGCCCGAAGAGGTCTCCATCGACGAGATAGCGTCGGCCGCGGGCATCTCCCGCCCGCTGGTCTACCACTACTTCCCCGGCAAACTCAGCTTGTACGAGGCCGCGTTGCAGCGGGCCGCGGACGATCTGGCGGCCCGGTTCGTGGAGCCGGCCGAGGGCCCGCTGGGCGCGCGGCTGCTGCGCGTCATGGGCCGCTACTTCGACTTCGTGGACGAGCACGGCCCCGGTTTCTCGGCGCTGATGCGCGGTGGTCCGGCGGTCGGCTCCTCGCGGACGAACGCGCTCGTGGACTCCGTACGGCAGGCCGCCTACGACCAGATCCTTTCGCATCTGGGTGTCACCGACCCGCCCGCCCGACTGGAACTGGTCGTGCGCTCCTGGATCTCGCTGGCCGAGTCGACGGCCCTGATCTGGCTGGACGGGCGCCGCATCCCGCGCGCCGAGCTGGAGGTCCAGCTCGTGCACGACTTCGCCGCGCTGACGGCGGTGAGCGCCGCCCACGACGAGGAGATGGGCGCCCTGCTGCGCCGCCTCGTCGCGGACGAGCCGGCCGACGGCCCCTTCGGGGACGTGGCCGACCGGCTCACCTCGCTCGTGAGCTAA
- a CDS encoding 5-carboxymethyl-2-hydroxymuconate Delta-isomerase, translated as MPQITVDYSASLADDFDRPAFARALHGAVVEIAAARPPACKTQFRRAEDTTVGPDTDGHAVVHVTLGLLAGRTDETKARLTETVLELLRQHVKPGDGLALHASAEVRDLDPSYRKFES; from the coding sequence ATGCCGCAGATCACCGTCGACTACTCCGCCTCGCTCGCGGACGACTTCGACCGGCCCGCGTTCGCGCGGGCCCTGCACGGCGCCGTCGTGGAGATCGCGGCCGCCAGGCCGCCGGCGTGCAAGACGCAGTTCCGCCGCGCCGAGGACACCACGGTCGGCCCCGACACCGACGGGCACGCCGTCGTGCACGTCACCCTGGGGCTGCTCGCGGGGCGCACGGACGAGACCAAGGCGCGTCTGACCGAGACCGTGCTGGAGCTGCTGCGTCAGCACGTGAAGCCGGGCGACGGCCTCGCCCTGCACGCCTCGGCGGAGGTCCGCGACCTGGACCCGTCGTACCGGAAGTTCGAGAGTTAG
- the pulA gene encoding pullulanase-type alpha-1,6-glucosidase — protein sequence MIPRRPVPVARRTARARRVAAVTVAALAAALLPPLAARADAPPRPPSDAKLAKADARHDLTREQFYFVLPDRFANGDTRNDRGGLTGSRLTTGYDPTDKGFYQGGDLKGITQKLDYIKGLGTTAIWMAPIFKNQPVQGTGDNASAGYHGYWITDFTQVDPHFGTNQDLKNLISKAHSKGMKVFFDVITNHTADVVDYEEKSYDYLSKGAFPYLTKDGEPFDDADYADGERRFPRTDSGSFPRTPTVPADKRRLKVPSWLNDPAMYHNRGDSTWAGESTTYGDFSGLDDLWTERPEVVSGMEKIYQRWVKDFDIDGFRIDTVKHVNMEFWTQWATALDAYAAKKGRDDFFMFGEVYSADTAVTSPYVTQGRLDSTLDFPFQDAARAYASQGGSAQKLAAVYGDDWKYTTDKANAYEQVTFLGNHDMGRIGTFLKQDDPGATDAELLKKARLANELMFLGRGNPVIYYGDEQGFTGAGGDKDARQTMFASRTADYLDDDQLGTDRTHAEDAYDTRAPLYRQISALAKLRKAHPALADGVQTERYAADGAGVYAFSRTDAARGTEYVVAFNNADEARTATFATGSAHMAFQGVYGTDEDVRSGADKKVTVTVPAGSAVVLKAAGRLAEPATEPDVTLKAPEPGATGTVELTADVTGGQLNRVVFAAQTGDGEWRTLGSADHAPYKVTDTIPEDTPAGTALRYKAVVIDSAGRTASATAASTTGTPLVETPPTAASRDYAIVHYKREDGNYDDWGLYAWGDLAEGEATEWPKSHPFTGRDAYGAFAYVKLKPGASNVAFLVIDKDGNKDVAADRTIDVTRTGEVWIEQGTEQVVTERPDYPAQDTGKAVLHYHRADGDYDGWGLHVWGGAANPTDWSKPLTPVETDSYGAVFEVPLTEGATSIGYIVHKGDEKDLPTDQALDLRAKGHEVWLVSGEEEYLLPQPAGSAAAVDLSTAKAVWIDRNTVAWNGSAGAASTQLLASRTGGIKAEDGTLTADDGTSWLRLTKTALTDAQKAEFPHLKEYTAWSIDPRDRDRVRAALRGQVVATQRAATGAVLAATGVQIAGVLDDLYAAEATKADLGPVFRHGRPTLSVWAPTAQDVRLEIGDRTVRMRRDDDTGVWSVRGPRSWKGQSYRYAVKVWAPEAGKVVTNKVTDPYSLALTTDSERSLVVDLDDRSLAPRGWDSYRKPEAVPLRDAQIQELHIRDFSVADRTADPDHRGTYLAFTDDESDGSKHLRELAEAGTSYVHLLPAFDIATIPEKKSDQATVDCDLAALPADSDKQQECVAKAAAKDAYNWGYDPYHYTVPEGSYATDPDGTARTVEFREMVKALNEDGLRVVMDVVYNHTAASGQARTSVLDRIVPGYYQRLLADGSVADSTCCANTATENAMMGKLVVDSVVTWAKEYKVDGFRFDLMGHHPKENILAVREALDALTLKKDGVDGKKIILYGEGWNFGEVADDARFTQATQKNMAGTGIATFSDRARDAVRGGGPFDEDPGVQGFASGLYTEPNGSEANGTEAEQRARLLHYQDLIKVGLTGNLADYTFTDTDGKEVKGSEVDYNGAPAGYAEAPGDALAYADAHDNESLFDALAFKLPKDTSADDRARMQVLAMATAALSQGPALSQAGTDLLRSKSLDRNSYDSGDWFNAIHWNCADGNGFGRGLPPAADNQDKWPYAKPLLGAVQVGCPQITGASAAYRDLLKIRTSERDFSLATAQQVRSRLSFPLSGRDETPGVITMRLGDLVVVFNATPEAQEQRIDAAAGTGYRLHRVQAQGADPVVKQSAYASETGTFTVPGRTVAVFERTG from the coding sequence GTGATACCGAGAAGGCCGGTGCCTGTCGCGCGCCGCACCGCACGAGCGAGACGGGTCGCGGCCGTCACCGTGGCCGCGCTCGCCGCAGCCCTCCTCCCACCCCTCGCCGCGCGGGCCGACGCCCCGCCGAGGCCACCGTCCGACGCGAAACTCGCCAAGGCCGACGCCCGGCACGACCTCACCCGCGAGCAGTTCTACTTCGTCCTGCCGGACCGCTTCGCCAACGGCGACACCCGCAACGACAGGGGCGGACTGACCGGAAGCCGCCTCACCACCGGCTACGACCCCACCGACAAGGGTTTCTACCAGGGCGGCGACCTCAAGGGCATCACCCAGAAGCTCGACTACATCAAGGGCCTGGGCACCACCGCCATCTGGATGGCGCCCATCTTCAAGAACCAGCCCGTGCAGGGCACCGGGGACAACGCCTCCGCCGGCTACCACGGCTACTGGATCACCGACTTCACCCAGGTCGACCCGCACTTCGGCACCAACCAGGACCTGAAGAACCTCATCTCCAAGGCCCATTCCAAGGGCATGAAGGTCTTCTTCGACGTCATCACCAACCACACCGCCGACGTCGTCGACTACGAGGAGAAGTCCTACGACTACCTCTCCAAGGGCGCCTTCCCCTATCTGACCAAGGACGGCGAGCCCTTCGACGACGCCGACTACGCGGACGGCGAGCGCCGCTTCCCCCGTACGGACTCCGGCTCCTTCCCGCGCACGCCGACGGTCCCGGCCGACAAGCGCAGGCTCAAGGTCCCGTCCTGGCTCAACGACCCCGCGATGTACCACAACCGCGGCGACTCCACCTGGGCCGGCGAGTCCACCACGTACGGCGACTTCTCCGGCCTCGACGACCTGTGGACCGAACGTCCCGAGGTCGTCAGCGGCATGGAGAAGATCTACCAGCGGTGGGTCAAGGACTTCGACATCGACGGCTTCCGGATCGACACCGTGAAGCACGTCAACATGGAGTTCTGGACCCAGTGGGCCACCGCCCTCGACGCCTACGCGGCGAAGAAGGGCCGGGACGACTTCTTCATGTTCGGCGAGGTCTACTCCGCCGACACCGCCGTCACCTCCCCGTACGTCACCCAGGGCCGCCTGGACTCCACGCTGGACTTCCCCTTCCAGGACGCGGCCCGCGCGTACGCCTCCCAGGGCGGCAGCGCCCAGAAGCTCGCCGCCGTCTACGGCGACGACTGGAAGTACACGACCGACAAGGCCAACGCCTATGAACAGGTCACCTTCCTCGGCAACCACGACATGGGCCGCATCGGCACCTTCCTCAAGCAGGACGATCCCGGGGCCACCGACGCCGAACTGCTGAAGAAGGCCAGGCTCGCCAACGAGCTGATGTTCCTCGGCCGCGGCAACCCGGTGATCTACTACGGCGACGAGCAGGGCTTCACCGGCGCGGGCGGCGACAAGGACGCCCGCCAGACCATGTTCGCCTCCCGTACCGCCGACTACCTCGACGACGACCAGCTCGGCACCGACCGCACCCACGCCGAGGACGCCTACGACACGCGTGCGCCCCTGTATCGGCAGATCAGCGCCCTCGCGAAGCTGCGCAAGGCCCACCCGGCCCTCGCCGACGGCGTCCAGACCGAGCGCTACGCGGCCGACGGCGCCGGCGTCTACGCCTTCTCCCGCACCGACGCCGCACGCGGCACCGAATACGTCGTCGCCTTCAACAACGCCGACGAGGCGAGGACGGCGACCTTCGCGACCGGCTCCGCGCACATGGCCTTCCAGGGCGTCTACGGCACCGACGAGGACGTGAGGTCCGGCGCCGACAAGAAGGTCACGGTCACCGTCCCGGCCGGATCGGCCGTCGTCCTGAAGGCCGCGGGCCGCCTCGCCGAGCCCGCCACCGAGCCCGACGTCACCCTGAAGGCCCCTGAGCCCGGCGCCACCGGCACCGTCGAGCTGACGGCCGACGTCACCGGCGGACAGCTCAACCGCGTCGTCTTCGCCGCCCAGACCGGCGACGGCGAGTGGCGCACCCTCGGCTCCGCCGACCACGCCCCCTACAAGGTCACGGACACCATCCCCGAGGACACCCCGGCCGGCACCGCCCTGCGCTACAAGGCCGTCGTGATCGACTCGGCGGGCCGTACGGCGAGTGCCACGGCCGCCTCGACGACCGGCACCCCGCTCGTCGAAACGCCGCCCACCGCCGCCTCCCGCGACTACGCGATCGTCCACTACAAGCGCGAGGACGGGAACTACGACGACTGGGGCCTGTACGCCTGGGGCGACCTCGCCGAGGGCGAGGCCACCGAGTGGCCGAAGAGCCACCCCTTCACCGGCCGCGACGCCTACGGCGCCTTCGCCTACGTCAAGCTCAAGCCCGGCGCCTCGAACGTCGCCTTCCTCGTCATCGACAAGGACGGCAACAAGGACGTCGCCGCCGACCGCACCATCGACGTCACGCGGACCGGCGAGGTGTGGATCGAGCAGGGCACGGAGCAGGTCGTCACCGAGCGGCCCGACTACCCGGCCCAGGACACCGGCAAGGCCGTCCTGCACTACCACCGCGCCGACGGCGACTACGACGGCTGGGGCCTGCACGTCTGGGGCGGCGCCGCGAACCCCACCGACTGGTCGAAGCCGCTGACGCCGGTCGAGACTGACTCCTATGGCGCGGTCTTCGAGGTGCCCCTCACCGAGGGTGCCACCAGCATCGGCTACATCGTCCACAAGGGCGACGAGAAGGACCTGCCCACCGACCAGGCCCTGGACCTCAGGGCCAAGGGGCACGAGGTGTGGCTGGTGAGCGGCGAGGAGGAGTACCTGCTGCCGCAGCCGGCCGGCTCCGCGGCGGCCGTCGACCTCAGCACCGCCAAGGCGGTCTGGATCGACCGGAACACCGTCGCCTGGAACGGCTCCGCCGGCGCCGCCTCCACGCAGCTGCTCGCCTCCCGCACCGGCGGCATCAAGGCCGAGGACGGCACCCTCACCGCCGACGACGGGACGAGCTGGCTCCGCCTCACGAAGACGGCCCTCACGGACGCCCAGAAGGCCGAGTTCCCGCACCTGAAGGAGTACACCGCCTGGTCCATCGACCCCCGTGACCGCGACCGGGTCCGCGCGGCCCTGCGCGGCCAGGTCGTCGCCACCCAGCGCGCCGCCACCGGCGCCGTCCTCGCGGCGACGGGCGTGCAGATCGCCGGCGTCCTGGACGACCTCTACGCGGCCGAGGCGACCAAGGCCGACCTCGGTCCCGTCTTCCGCCACGGCCGCCCCACCCTCTCCGTGTGGGCACCGACCGCACAGGACGTGCGGCTGGAGATCGGTGACCGCACGGTCCGCATGCGGCGCGACGACGACACCGGTGTCTGGTCCGTGCGCGGCCCGCGCTCCTGGAAGGGCCAGTCCTACCGTTACGCCGTGAAGGTGTGGGCGCCCGAGGCCGGGAAGGTCGTCACCAACAAGGTCACCGACCCGTACTCCCTCGCCCTGACCACCGACTCCGAGCGCAGCCTCGTCGTCGACCTGGACGACCGCTCGCTCGCCCCGCGCGGCTGGGACAGCTACCGCAAGCCCGAGGCCGTGCCGCTCCGGGACGCCCAGATCCAGGAGCTGCACATCCGCGACTTCTCCGTCGCGGACCGCACGGCGGACCCGGACCACCGGGGCACCTACCTCGCCTTCACCGACGACGAGAGCGACGGCTCGAAGCACCTGCGCGAGCTGGCGGAGGCCGGCACGTCGTACGTACACCTGCTGCCCGCCTTCGACATCGCCACCATCCCCGAGAAGAAGTCCGACCAGGCCACCGTCGACTGCGACCTCGCCGCGCTCCCCGCCGACTCCGACAAGCAGCAGGAGTGCGTGGCCAAGGCGGCCGCCAAGGACGCCTACAACTGGGGCTACGACCCGTACCACTACACGGTCCCCGAGGGCTCCTACGCCACCGACCCGGACGGCACCGCCCGCACGGTCGAGTTCCGCGAGATGGTCAAGGCGCTCAACGAGGACGGCCTGCGGGTCGTCATGGACGTCGTCTACAACCACACCGCCGCCAGCGGCCAGGCGAGGACCAGCGTCCTCGACCGGATCGTCCCCGGCTACTACCAGCGCCTCCTCGCCGACGGCTCCGTGGCCGACAGCACCTGCTGCGCCAACACCGCCACCGAGAACGCCATGATGGGCAAGCTGGTCGTGGACTCCGTCGTCACCTGGGCCAAGGAGTACAAGGTCGACGGCTTCCGCTTCGACCTCATGGGCCACCACCCGAAGGAGAACATCCTCGCCGTCCGCGAGGCGCTGGACGCGCTGACCCTCAAGAAGGACGGCGTCGACGGCAAGAAGATCATCCTGTACGGCGAGGGCTGGAACTTCGGCGAGGTCGCCGACGACGCCCGCTTCACGCAGGCCACGCAGAAGAACATGGCCGGCACCGGCATCGCGACCTTCTCCGACCGAGCCCGCGACGCCGTGCGCGGCGGCGGCCCCTTCGACGAGGACCCCGGCGTGCAGGGCTTCGCCTCCGGCCTCTACACCGAGCCCAACGGCTCGGAGGCCAATGGCACCGAGGCCGAGCAGCGGGCCCGGCTCCTGCACTACCAGGACCTGATCAAGGTCGGCCTGACCGGCAACCTCGCCGACTACACCTTCACGGACACCGACGGCAAGGAGGTCAAGGGCTCCGAGGTCGACTACAACGGCGCCCCCGCCGGATACGCCGAGGCCCCGGGCGACGCCCTCGCCTACGCCGACGCGCACGACAACGAGTCCCTGTTCGACGCGCTCGCCTTCAAGCTGCCGAAGGACACGTCCGCCGACGACCGGGCCCGCATGCAGGTCCTCGCCATGGCCACCGCCGCTCTCTCCCAGGGACCGGCGCTCTCCCAGGCCGGCACCGACCTGCTGCGCTCCAAGTCGCTGGACCGCAACTCCTACGACAGCGGCGACTGGTTCAACGCCATCCACTGGAACTGCGCCGACGGCAACGGCTTCGGCCGCGGCCTGCCCCCGGCCGCCGACAACCAGGACAAGTGGCCGTACGCCAAGCCCCTGCTGGGAGCCGTGCAGGTCGGCTGCCCGCAGATCACGGGCGCCTCGGCGGCGTACCGGGACCTCTTGAAGATCCGCACGAGCGAGCGGGACTTCTCCCTCGCCACGGCCCAGCAGGTGCGGTCCCGGCTCTCCTTCCCGCTCTCCGGGAGGGACGAGACGCCCGGCGTGATCACCATGCGCCTCGGTGACCTGGTGGTCGTCTTCAATGCCACCCCCGAGGCGCAGGAGCAGCGGATCGATGCGGCGGCCGGGACCGGCTACCGGCTGCACCGGGTGCAGGCGCAGGGCGCGGACCCGGTGGTGAAGCAGTCGGCGTACGCGTCCGAGACCGGCACGTTCACCGTGCCGGGCCGCACGGTCGCCGTATTCGAGCGCACCGGCTGA
- a CDS encoding alpha-amylase: MARRALTAAVALAAASVVMTPTNVQASPPGAKDVTAVLFEWNFASVARECTNTLGPAGYGYVQVSPPAEHIQGGQWWTSYQPVSYKIAGRLGDRTAFKNMVDACHAAGVKVVADAVVNHMSAGGGTGTGGSSYGKYDYPGIYSSYDFDDCRSEISDYRDRYNVQHCELVGLADLDTGEEYVRGRIAGYLNDLLSLGVDGFRIDAAKHIPAADLANIKSRLSDPGVYWKHEVIYGAGEAVQPTEYTGSGDVQEFRYAYDLKRVFNGENLAYLKNYGEGWGYLSSGAAGVFVDNHDTERNGSTLNYKDNANYTLANVFMLAWPYGAPDINSGYEWSNHDAGPPNGGQVNACWQDGWKCQHAWPEIRSMVAFRNATRGQAVTNWWDNGNDAIAFGRGNKGYVAINHESGAMTRIYQTSLPAGTYCDVQSGKPVTVNGSGQFTATLGANTALALYAGKSSC, encoded by the coding sequence ATGGCACGCAGAGCCCTCACGGCGGCCGTCGCGCTCGCGGCAGCTTCCGTTGTCATGACCCCGACTAATGTGCAGGCCTCCCCGCCCGGCGCCAAGGACGTCACCGCCGTCCTCTTCGAGTGGAACTTCGCCTCCGTGGCCAGGGAGTGCACGAACACCCTCGGTCCCGCGGGCTACGGGTACGTCCAGGTCTCCCCGCCCGCCGAGCACATACAGGGCGGGCAGTGGTGGACCTCGTACCAGCCGGTCAGCTACAAGATCGCCGGGCGGCTCGGTGACCGCACCGCGTTCAAGAACATGGTGGACGCCTGCCACGCGGCCGGGGTGAAGGTCGTCGCCGACGCCGTGGTCAACCACATGTCGGCGGGCGGCGGCACGGGTACCGGCGGCTCCTCGTACGGCAAGTACGACTACCCCGGCATCTACTCCTCGTACGACTTCGACGACTGCCGCTCCGAGATCAGCGACTACCGGGACCGGTACAACGTCCAGCACTGCGAACTGGTCGGCCTCGCCGACCTCGACACCGGCGAGGAGTACGTCCGCGGCAGGATCGCCGGGTACCTGAACGACCTGCTCTCCCTCGGCGTCGACGGCTTCCGCATCGACGCGGCCAAGCACATCCCGGCCGCCGACCTCGCGAACATCAAGTCCCGGCTGAGCGACCCGGGCGTGTACTGGAAGCACGAGGTCATCTACGGCGCGGGCGAGGCCGTCCAGCCGACCGAGTACACCGGCAGCGGCGACGTGCAGGAGTTCCGGTACGCGTACGACCTCAAGCGCGTCTTCAACGGCGAGAACCTCGCCTACCTGAAGAACTACGGCGAGGGCTGGGGCTACCTGAGCAGCGGTGCGGCCGGTGTCTTCGTCGACAACCACGACACCGAGCGCAACGGCTCCACGCTCAACTACAAGGACAACGCCAACTACACCCTGGCCAACGTCTTCATGCTGGCCTGGCCCTACGGCGCCCCCGACATCAACTCCGGCTACGAGTGGTCCAACCACGACGCCGGACCGCCGAACGGCGGCCAGGTGAACGCCTGCTGGCAGGACGGCTGGAAGTGCCAGCACGCCTGGCCGGAGATCAGGTCGATGGTCGCCTTCCGCAACGCCACCCGCGGACAGGCCGTCACGAACTGGTGGGACAACGGCAACGACGCCATCGCCTTCGGGCGCGGGAACAAGGGCTACGTCGCCATCAACCACGAGTCGGGCGCCATGACCCGCATCTACCAGACCTCGCTGCCGGCGGGGACTTACTGCGACGTCCAGAGCGGCAAGCCGGTGACCGTGAACGGCTCCGGGCAGTTCACCGCGACGCTCGGCGCCAACACGGCGCTCGCGCTGTACGCCGGGAAGTCCTCCTGCTGA
- a CDS encoding glycoside hydrolase family 13 protein, whose protein sequence is MSQQPSAAPASTPTSASATATVARRRDWWRDAVIYQVYPRSFADSNGDGMGDLEGVRTRLPYLRDLGVDAVWLSPFYASPQADAGYDVADYRAVDPMFGNLLDADALIRDAHALGLRIIVDLVPNHSSDQYEWFKRALAEGPGSPARDRYHFRPGKGENGELPPNDWESIFGGPAWTRVTEPDGTPGEWYLHLFAPEQPDFNWEHPAVGDEFRSILRFWLDMGVDGFRIDVAHGMVKAEGLPDLGDHEQLKLLGNDVMPFFDQDGVHDIYRQWRRILDEYSDALGPEGPSAEGRGRETGGRIFVAEAWTPTVERTANYVRPDELHQAFNFQYLGTHWDAEELRTVIDRTLDAMRPVGAPATWVLSNHDVTRHATRFANPAGLGTQIRLAGDRELGLRRARAATLLMLALPGSAYVYQGEELGLPDVVDLPDEVRQDPAYFRGAGQDGFRDGCRVPIPWTREGSSYGFGDGGSWLPQPATWGELSVEAQTGVPGSTLELYRAALAVRREQADLGAGDAVEWLRAPEGVLAFRRGEFVCVANTTGESVALPAYGRLLLASGEVTEVDGEAKVPGDTTVWWSRA, encoded by the coding sequence ATGAGCCAGCAGCCTTCCGCCGCACCGGCCTCCACCCCCACCTCCGCTTCCGCCACCGCGACCGTCGCGCGGCGCCGCGACTGGTGGCGGGACGCGGTGATCTACCAGGTGTACCCGCGCAGTTTCGCCGACAGCAACGGCGACGGCATGGGCGACCTGGAGGGTGTCCGCACCCGCCTGCCGTACCTGCGCGACCTGGGCGTGGACGCCGTGTGGCTCAGCCCCTTCTACGCCTCCCCGCAGGCCGACGCCGGCTACGACGTCGCCGACTACCGGGCCGTCGACCCCATGTTCGGCAACCTGCTGGACGCCGACGCGCTGATCCGCGACGCGCACGCGCTGGGCCTGCGCATCATCGTCGACCTGGTCCCCAACCACTCCTCCGACCAGTACGAGTGGTTCAAGCGGGCCCTCGCCGAGGGCCCCGGCTCCCCGGCCCGCGACCGCTACCACTTCCGTCCCGGCAAGGGCGAGAACGGCGAGCTGCCGCCCAACGACTGGGAGTCCATCTTCGGCGGCCCCGCCTGGACCCGGGTCACCGAGCCGGACGGGACGCCGGGGGAGTGGTACCTGCACCTCTTCGCCCCCGAGCAGCCCGACTTCAACTGGGAGCACCCGGCCGTCGGCGACGAGTTCCGCTCCATCCTGCGTTTCTGGCTGGACATGGGCGTGGACGGCTTCCGCATCGACGTCGCGCACGGCATGGTGAAGGCGGAGGGACTGCCCGACCTGGGGGACCACGAACAGCTGAAGCTGCTGGGCAACGATGTCATGCCGTTCTTCGACCAGGACGGCGTCCACGACATCTACCGCCAGTGGCGGCGCATCCTCGACGAGTACAGCGATGCACTGGGGCCCGAAGGGCCTTCCGCGGAAGGGCGGGGGCGGGAGACGGGCGGGCGGATCTTCGTCGCCGAGGCCTGGACCCCGACCGTCGAGCGCACCGCCAACTACGTCCGCCCCGACGAGCTGCACCAGGCCTTCAACTTCCAGTACCTGGGCACCCACTGGGACGCCGAGGAGCTGCGCACGGTCATCGACCGCACCCTGGACGCCATGCGCCCGGTCGGCGCCCCGGCGACCTGGGTCCTGTCCAACCACGACGTCACCCGGCACGCCACCCGCTTCGCCAACCCGGCCGGACTCGGCACCCAGATCCGGCTGGCCGGCGACCGCGAGCTGGGCCTGCGCAGGGCACGGGCGGCCACCCTCCTCATGCTGGCGCTGCCCGGCTCGGCCTACGTCTACCAGGGCGAGGAGCTGGGCCTGCCGGACGTCGTCGACCTCCCCGACGAGGTGCGCCAGGACCCGGCGTACTTCCGGGGCGCCGGCCAGGACGGCTTCCGTGACGGCTGCCGGGTGCCGATCCCCTGGACCCGCGAGGGCTCCTCGTACGGCTTCGGCGACGGCGGCAGCTGGCTGCCGCAGCCCGCGACCTGGGGCGAGCTGAGCGTCGAGGCACAGACCGGCGTCCCCGGCTCGACCCTGGAGCTGTACCGCGCCGCGCTGGCGGTCCGCCGTGAACAGGCCGACCTGGGCGCGGGCGATGCCGTGGAGTGGCTGCGCGCACCCGAGGGCGTCCTCGCCTTCCGGCGCGGGGAGTTCGTGTGCGTCGCCAACACCACGGGCGAGTCGGTGGCGCTGCCCGCGTACGGGCGCCTGCTGCTGGCCAGCGGTGAGGTGACCGAGGTCGACGGCGAGGCGAAGGTGCCGGGCGACACGACGGTGTGGTGGTCGCGGGCCTGA
- a CDS encoding sugar ABC transporter permease, with translation MSTTTVPASAPAEQAGTAPADPPRKVRSRGERSRVASVASHGILTVASLVALFPVAWLVYLSLGPDKNDYLHPERIWSKMTFDNYVFVLQETNFFEWLKSSLIVSLGTTVIGVMVAATTGYAVSRMRFPGYRKLMWVLLVTQMFPIAVLIVPMYQILSELRLVDSYFGLILVYCSTAVPYCAWLLKGYFDTIPFEIDEAGRVDGLTPFGTFFRLILPLARPGLAVAGFYSFITAFGEVAFASTFMLSDTKYTFAVGLQSFISEHDAQRHLMAATAVLVAIPVSAFFYLVQKNLVTGLTAGGTKG, from the coding sequence ATGAGCACTACGACCGTTCCGGCGTCCGCTCCGGCCGAGCAGGCCGGCACCGCGCCCGCCGATCCGCCGCGCAAGGTGCGCTCCCGCGGCGAGCGCAGCCGCGTCGCCTCCGTGGCCTCGCACGGCATCCTGACCGTGGCGAGCCTCGTCGCCCTCTTCCCGGTCGCCTGGCTGGTCTACCTGTCCCTCGGCCCGGACAAGAACGACTACCTGCACCCCGAGCGCATCTGGTCGAAGATGACCTTCGACAACTACGTGTTCGTGCTCCAGGAGACCAACTTCTTCGAGTGGCTGAAGAGCTCGCTGATCGTCTCGCTGGGCACCACGGTCATCGGCGTCATGGTCGCCGCCACCACCGGTTACGCGGTCTCGCGGATGCGCTTCCCGGGCTACCGCAAGCTCATGTGGGTCCTCCTGGTCACCCAGATGTTCCCCATCGCCGTGCTGATCGTGCCGATGTACCAGATCCTGTCCGAGCTCCGGCTCGTCGACAGCTACTTCGGCCTGATCCTCGTCTACTGCTCGACCGCGGTGCCGTACTGCGCGTGGCTGCTCAAGGGCTACTTCGACACCATCCCGTTCGAGATCGACGAGGCCGGACGCGTCGACGGACTGACCCCCTTCGGCACCTTCTTCCGACTGATCCTGCCGCTGGCCCGGCCGGGCCTGGCGGTGGCCGGCTTCTACAGCTTCATCACGGCCTTCGGCGAGGTCGCCTTCGCCTCGACGTTCATGCTGAGCGACACGAAGTACACCTTCGCGGTCGGACTGCAGAGCTTCATCAGCGAGCACGACGCGCAGCGTCACCTGATGGCGGCCACCGCCGTGCTCGTGGCGATACCCGTCTCCGCGTTCTTCTACCTCGTGCAGAAGAACCTGGTGACCGGCCTCACCGCCGGCGGCACCAAGGGCTGA